Proteins found in one Pirellulales bacterium genomic segment:
- a CDS encoding DegT/DnrJ/EryC1/StrS family aminotransferase gives MSELALRGGPKTKSKPFPEWPIFDDLERRAVNEVLESRVWWRTPGTRTLAFEQEFAKFHGAKHGIAITNGTHAIEVVLAALGIRSGDEVIVPDSTFVATASAVLFCGAMPVMVDVRRDTQCIDADLVEKAITPRTKAIIAVHLGGHPADLDRLTEIAKRHNITLVEDCAHAHASQWRGRHVGNYGIAGTFSFQQSKLMTAGEGGIIITNDDDFERRARSAHDCGRLPGEWFYAHFNYGSNYRLGEWQGAVLSAQLTRLDAQTKRRHENSLLLDKLLGDIEGITPQLHDERCTRNGHYAYIFQYDKAAFGGAPTEKFIQAMNAEGIPNQAAYPPVHELAMFQSGAYRERLSGEQAKEPHSFLQAKFPETARAAWESYWVPQYCLLGDERDMQEIAAAVKKIQRCATELK, from the coding sequence ATGTCCGAACTGGCACTCCGTGGCGGACCGAAGACAAAATCGAAGCCTTTTCCCGAGTGGCCCATTTTCGACGACCTGGAACGCCGCGCGGTGAACGAGGTGCTCGAGAGTCGCGTCTGGTGGCGCACGCCGGGCACGCGGACGCTGGCCTTTGAGCAGGAGTTCGCCAAATTCCACGGGGCCAAGCATGGGATCGCCATCACGAACGGCACGCATGCCATCGAGGTGGTGCTGGCCGCGCTGGGGATTCGCTCGGGGGATGAGGTGATTGTGCCCGACTCGACCTTCGTGGCCACGGCCAGCGCCGTCTTGTTCTGCGGCGCGATGCCGGTCATGGTCGACGTGCGGCGCGATACGCAGTGCATCGATGCCGACCTGGTCGAGAAGGCGATCACGCCGCGGACCAAGGCGATCATCGCGGTGCATCTGGGAGGGCACCCGGCCGATCTCGACCGCCTGACCGAGATCGCCAAGCGGCACAACATCACCCTGGTCGAAGATTGCGCCCACGCACACGCCAGCCAATGGCGCGGCCGCCACGTGGGCAACTACGGCATCGCCGGCACGTTCAGCTTTCAGCAAAGCAAGCTGATGACCGCGGGCGAAGGGGGCATCATCATCACGAACGACGATGACTTCGAGCGCCGGGCGCGATCGGCCCACGATTGCGGCCGCCTGCCGGGTGAGTGGTTTTACGCCCACTTCAACTACGGTTCGAACTATCGCCTGGGCGAGTGGCAGGGGGCGGTGCTCAGTGCGCAGCTCACGCGGCTCGACGCTCAGACGAAGCGCCGCCACGAGAATTCGTTGCTGCTCGACAAGCTGCTGGGAGACATCGAGGGGATCACGCCGCAGTTGCACGACGAGCGCTGCACCCGCAATGGGCATTACGCCTACATCTTCCAATACGATAAGGCGGCCTTCGGCGGCGCGCCGACCGAGAAGTTCATCCAGGCGATGAACGCCGAGGGGATTCCCAACCAGGCCGCCTATCCGCCGGTCCACGAGTTGGCCATGTTCCAGTCGGGAGCCTATCGCGAACGCCTCTCCGGCGAGCAGGCCAAGGAGCCACACTCGTTCCTGCAAGCAAAATTCCCTGAGACGGCGCGTGCCGCCTGGGAGAGCTACTGGGTGCCGCAGTATTGCTTGCTGGGGGACGAACGCGACATGCAGGAAATCGCCGCCGCGGTGAAGAAGATTCAGCGCTGTGCGACAGAGTTAAAGTGA
- a CDS encoding HEAT repeat domain-containing protein: MLLGWFLAAGGTCALRANAEERTTSDYQPVVATASDEGQQAISRVRVPEGLKLELVAAEPLLANPVAFTIDHRGRFYVAETFRLHAGVTDNRSHMYWLEDDLAARTVEDRVAMYRKHLGDVFGSYEVEHDRVRRVEDRDGDGVADHSTVLADGFHHAADGIGSGVLVRGNKIYYTCIPDLWLFEDADDDGVAEKRQSLHNGYGVHVAFLGHDLHGLIQGPDGKLYFSIGDRGLNVTTEEENIDLPDVGAVLRCNLDGSQLEVVATGLRNPQELAFNEFGDLFTGENNSDGGDEARLVQIVPGGDSGWRIGYQYINSPVRRGPWNEEQLWKPRFAREVGYLVPPIANFASGPSGLAYNPGTGLNERFKNRFFLCDFRGASAISGVRSFELKQNGASYELGENDEFVWSLLATDLAFGTDGALYISDWVEGWEKPNKGRIYRLSDPARAGDPQLAEVKRLLAEGMQTRAIDELTTLLRHADMRVRLEAQFELAARGAEGATALWTAATDSPELLARLHAIWGLGQCGEAQQARFRNLLTDPQAEVRGQAAKMLGESRVTEARDDLVARLSDESPRVRFFAALALARLNQAEIPVAPVVEMLRAHDDRDPNLRHAGVMALAAALKPLVAEGATDRANAYVELLVKDPSAAVRIAAVVALRRLESPLVARFLDDPQERVVLEAARAIYDVPIAAALPALAAKLVQPTTSAPLVHRLLAANHRLGGPEEAARVAKFAADATTPERMRVEALELLAAWSTPANLDRITGLWRPLDTRLPNVAGAAARPLLAELLNSSPDRVRQAAAELAGATEAVESAPLLAELAVDTKRRTDTRVAALEALDRLDRTLADAGANSASTSDVPTRLRDAVQFALDGDDGKLRSVARQIQARIDPAAAVRGIALVLDEGTIPERQAAFATLTGMQHADVDAVLAQWLDKLAASEVVPELVLDLLNAANGRAEAGIPDKLAQHEATRASDDPLSAYREALVGGDAERGRRVFYDKTEVACLRCHKIRGQGGDVGPDLTTISSRENREHLLEAIVAPNRKIAKGFETVVIATDSGQVLTGVLKSEDDERVWLMTPEGTQIAVLKSEIDERAGGASAMPDKLLENLSKAEVRDLVEFLSRLK; the protein is encoded by the coding sequence GTGCTCCTGGGTTGGTTCTTGGCGGCGGGCGGAACGTGCGCGCTGCGAGCGAACGCCGAAGAACGTACGACGAGCGATTACCAGCCCGTCGTAGCCACCGCTTCGGACGAGGGGCAACAAGCGATCTCGCGCGTCCGTGTACCCGAGGGCTTGAAGCTCGAGCTGGTGGCGGCCGAACCGCTGCTGGCCAACCCGGTCGCCTTTACTATCGACCATCGCGGGCGTTTCTACGTGGCGGAGACATTTCGCCTGCACGCCGGAGTGACCGACAATCGCTCGCACATGTACTGGCTCGAAGACGATCTGGCGGCGCGCACCGTCGAAGATCGCGTGGCCATGTATCGCAAGCATCTGGGCGACGTCTTCGGCAGCTACGAGGTCGAGCACGATCGCGTCCGCCGGGTTGAAGATCGCGACGGCGATGGCGTGGCCGATCACTCGACGGTGCTGGCCGATGGTTTTCATCATGCGGCCGACGGAATCGGATCGGGCGTCCTCGTTCGCGGCAACAAGATCTACTATACCTGCATCCCCGATCTGTGGTTGTTCGAAGATGCCGACGATGACGGTGTCGCCGAGAAACGTCAATCGCTGCACAACGGCTACGGCGTCCACGTCGCCTTCTTGGGGCACGACCTGCACGGATTGATCCAGGGACCCGACGGCAAGCTCTATTTCAGCATCGGCGACCGCGGGCTGAATGTGACGACCGAGGAAGAAAACATCGACTTGCCTGATGTCGGCGCGGTATTGCGCTGCAATCTTGATGGCAGCCAACTCGAAGTGGTCGCCACGGGGTTGCGCAATCCCCAAGAGCTGGCCTTCAACGAGTTCGGAGATCTCTTCACCGGGGAGAACAACTCCGATGGTGGCGACGAAGCGCGACTCGTGCAAATCGTGCCCGGCGGCGACAGCGGTTGGCGCATCGGCTACCAGTACATCAACTCGCCCGTGCGCCGCGGACCCTGGAACGAAGAACAGCTCTGGAAGCCCCGTTTCGCGCGCGAGGTGGGCTACCTCGTGCCTCCCATCGCCAACTTCGCCTCCGGACCGTCGGGGCTGGCCTACAACCCGGGCACCGGGCTGAACGAGCGGTTCAAGAACCGCTTCTTTCTGTGCGATTTCCGGGGCGCGAGCGCCATCAGCGGCGTGCGTTCCTTCGAGCTCAAGCAGAACGGTGCATCGTACGAGCTGGGCGAGAACGACGAGTTCGTCTGGTCGCTGCTGGCCACGGATCTTGCCTTCGGCACGGATGGCGCCCTCTACATCAGCGACTGGGTCGAGGGGTGGGAGAAGCCGAACAAGGGACGCATCTACAGGCTCTCGGATCCGGCGCGGGCGGGCGACCCGCAACTGGCCGAAGTGAAGCGACTCTTGGCCGAGGGAATGCAAACGCGAGCCATCGACGAACTAACTACGTTGCTTCGTCACGCCGATATGCGGGTAAGGCTCGAAGCGCAGTTCGAGCTGGCCGCGCGCGGCGCCGAGGGAGCGACTGCACTTTGGACCGCCGCGACCGATTCGCCCGAATTGCTGGCGCGACTGCACGCCATTTGGGGCCTGGGGCAATGTGGCGAGGCGCAGCAGGCCAGGTTCCGCAACCTGCTGACCGATCCGCAAGCCGAGGTGCGCGGACAGGCGGCCAAGATGTTGGGTGAGTCGCGCGTCACGGAGGCCCGAGACGATCTCGTCGCGCGGCTGTCCGATGAATCGCCACGCGTGCGATTCTTTGCGGCGTTGGCATTGGCCAGACTCAACCAGGCCGAGATCCCCGTGGCCCCCGTCGTGGAGATGCTGCGTGCCCATGACGATCGCGATCCGAATCTGCGTCATGCCGGCGTGATGGCTTTGGCGGCGGCTTTGAAGCCGCTTGTTGCCGAGGGAGCAACCGATCGGGCAAACGCCTACGTCGAATTGCTGGTGAAGGATCCGTCGGCCGCCGTGCGCATCGCCGCCGTGGTCGCCCTGCGAAGGCTCGAGAGCCCGCTTGTCGCACGGTTTCTCGACGACCCGCAGGAGCGTGTCGTGCTGGAAGCGGCCCGCGCGATCTACGACGTGCCGATCGCCGCCGCGCTGCCGGCGCTCGCTGCCAAGCTCGTTCAGCCGACGACGTCGGCTCCACTTGTTCATCGCTTGCTGGCGGCGAATCATCGACTCGGTGGCCCCGAGGAGGCCGCCCGGGTTGCAAAGTTCGCCGCCGATGCAACGACCCCCGAGCGGATGCGTGTCGAGGCGTTGGAACTGTTGGCGGCGTGGAGCACACCGGCAAATCTCGACCGCATCACGGGGTTGTGGCGCCCGCTCGATACGCGACTGCCCAACGTAGCCGGTGCGGCCGCGCGACCGCTGCTGGCCGAGCTGTTGAACAGTTCGCCCGATCGCGTTCGCCAGGCCGCCGCGGAGTTGGCTGGCGCGACCGAAGCGGTCGAAAGCGCGCCGCTGCTGGCCGAGCTCGCCGTCGATACGAAGCGTCGCACCGACACGCGCGTCGCGGCGCTCGAGGCGCTCGATCGTTTGGATCGGACCCTGGCGGACGCTGGCGCCAACTCAGCGTCGACTTCCGACGTGCCGACGCGCCTGCGCGACGCCGTGCAGTTTGCGCTCGATGGCGACGACGGAAAGCTGCGCTCGGTGGCGCGGCAGATTCAGGCCAGAATCGATCCGGCGGCGGCTGTGCGCGGCATCGCCCTGGTGCTCGACGAGGGAACGATTCCCGAGCGGCAGGCGGCCTTCGCCACGCTGACCGGCATGCAGCATGCCGACGTCGATGCCGTGTTGGCACAGTGGCTCGACAAGCTCGCCGCGAGCGAAGTCGTGCCCGAGCTGGTGCTCGATCTGCTGAATGCCGCCAACGGTCGTGCCGAGGCCGGTATTCCCGACAAGCTTGCGCAGCACGAAGCAACGCGGGCAAGCGACGATCCACTCTCCGCCTATCGCGAGGCCCTCGTCGGGGGCGATGCCGAGCGCGGCCGACGCGTCTTTTACGATAAAACGGAGGTCGCCTGCCTGCGCTGCCATAAGATTCGCGGACAAGGGGGAGACGTGGGACCCGATCTCACCACGATCTCCTCGCGCGAGAATCGCGAGCACCTGCTCGAGGCGATCGTGGCGCCGAATCGCAAGATCGCCAAGGGATTCGAGACGGTGGTCATCGCTACCGACAGCGGCCAGGTGCTGACGGGAGTGCTCAAGAGCGAAGATGACGAACGCGTCTGGCTGATGACGCCGGAAGGGACGCAGATCGCGGTGCTAAAGAGCGAGATCGACGAGCGGGCCGGAGGCGCTTCGGCGATGCCCGACAAGCTGCTCGAAAATCTCTCGAAGGCAGAAGTTCGCGACCTGGTAGAGTTTTTGTCTCGCTTGAAGTAA
- a CDS encoding HEAT repeat domain-containing protein, whose protein sequence is MRQYELPTHTTRGANDARLAACYNVAMTTSLDTLLAHYSSSETRDTTALAQRLAHAEPDEIDALVHAAAEDEKLAELLPHVVLASPGEAGELRDHLTPETVAAVADWYARLGRGDRRRSHLLRLLASDGGPVALRAWAELVATDPPRENDEVDRAFVPLFQQREFAAEALFPRLLDAVAHREVAAAVLDTANYCTRQRLVDDHPARERAAALGELFGALLQQLERMTESPERLEQDAATLGRQLNETSALFIALCDAIALVGDPKLAAKLRPALGIGHRRLRTEAAAALARLGDEEGIAELLRLASEPVVRPRVLAYAEELDLFDRVPEQFRTRAARAAGELTAWLALPKQFGLPPQEIELVDETRQHWPGYEEPIDCFLFSYEYRLPGGGWSGLGIAGPLTLSLSVDLEDFPPSDIYDLYAGWQAEHEAISLVDAAELSTEDRTTLQRLAAMLAEAGYEQARLVKVGRFFDELHPIYATTRGNQSGHVVLDGQTPHWYPTGSASQPLTAELAYDMHKGRKLLRMFNPAPRAAAPEDVA, encoded by the coding sequence TTGCGTCAATACGAGTTGCCGACGCACACCACGCGCGGGGCGAACGACGCGCGGCTGGCGGCGTGTTATAACGTCGCTATGACCACCTCGCTCGACACCTTGCTCGCCCACTATTCCTCCTCCGAAACGCGCGATACGACGGCGCTGGCCCAGCGGCTCGCGCACGCCGAGCCCGACGAGATCGACGCGCTCGTGCATGCCGCTGCCGAGGACGAGAAGCTGGCCGAATTGTTACCGCACGTCGTGCTAGCATCGCCCGGCGAGGCCGGCGAGCTGCGCGATCATCTCACGCCCGAAACGGTGGCGGCCGTGGCCGATTGGTACGCGCGATTGGGGCGCGGCGATCGGCGGCGATCGCACCTGCTGCGGCTCTTGGCCAGCGATGGTGGCCCCGTGGCGCTGCGGGCTTGGGCCGAGTTGGTGGCCACCGATCCGCCACGCGAGAACGACGAGGTGGATCGCGCCTTCGTGCCCTTGTTCCAACAGCGAGAATTCGCCGCCGAGGCCCTGTTTCCCAGGCTTTTGGATGCCGTGGCCCATCGCGAGGTCGCCGCCGCCGTGCTCGATACGGCCAACTACTGCACGCGCCAGCGGCTGGTCGACGATCACCCGGCACGCGAACGCGCGGCGGCGCTGGGCGAACTGTTCGGCGCGCTGTTGCAGCAGCTCGAACGGATGACCGAATCGCCCGAGCGACTCGAACAGGACGCCGCGACGCTCGGCCGCCAGTTGAACGAAACATCGGCCCTGTTCATCGCCCTGTGCGATGCGATCGCGCTGGTGGGCGATCCCAAGTTGGCGGCGAAGCTGCGTCCGGCGCTCGGCATCGGGCACCGGCGTTTGCGCACCGAGGCGGCGGCCGCGCTGGCGCGCTTGGGGGATGAAGAGGGCATCGCCGAGCTGCTGCGTCTGGCGAGCGAGCCGGTGGTCCGCCCGCGAGTGCTAGCATATGCGGAAGAATTGGATCTTTTCGATCGCGTGCCCGAGCAGTTTCGCACGCGCGCTGCCCGCGCCGCAGGAGAGTTGACCGCCTGGCTGGCGCTGCCGAAGCAGTTCGGGCTGCCCCCGCAAGAGATCGAGCTGGTGGACGAGACGCGCCAGCACTGGCCCGGCTACGAGGAGCCGATCGACTGCTTCTTGTTCTCGTACGAGTACCGTTTGCCGGGGGGAGGCTGGAGTGGCCTGGGCATCGCCGGCCCGTTGACGTTGAGCCTGTCGGTCGACCTGGAGGACTTTCCCCCCAGCGACATCTATGACCTCTACGCGGGCTGGCAGGCCGAGCACGAGGCAATCTCGCTCGTCGACGCGGCCGAACTCTCGACCGAGGATCGCACCACGCTCCAGCGGTTGGCCGCCATGCTGGCCGAGGCCGGCTACGAGCAGGCACGCCTGGTGAAGGTGGGACGCTTCTTCGACGAACTGCACCCCATCTATGCCACCACGAGAGGAAATCAATCGGGGCACGTCGTTCTCGACGGGCAGACGCCCCACTGGTACCCCACCGGCAGCGCGAGCCAGCCCTTGACGGCCGAACTGGCCTACGACATGCACAAGGGGCGCAAGCTGCTGCGGATGTTCAATCCCGCCCCGCGCGCTGCCGCGCCGGAAGATGTCGCGTAA
- the rnc gene encoding ribonuclease III, producing MSPELDPASTTEFESELDRCEKRIGYTFKSKSLLRFALTHASGARHRLASNERLEFLGDSILGAVVCEALFRRFPEHLEGELTKIKSIVVSRQTCAKVSEALGLEEFLILGKGMTTHASVPMSLLADVFESLVAAIYLDGGDTASRTFIMRHMAAEIDAAAGGDHGGNFKSILQQLAQREYGTTPTYQLLDEKGPDHSKCFKISAQIGRNRYEPAWGRNKKEAEQRAARNALSELNGEPVPFPSD from the coding sequence ATGTCGCCCGAACTCGATCCAGCTTCTACGACGGAATTCGAATCCGAACTGGACCGTTGCGAAAAGAGGATCGGCTATACGTTTAAGAGCAAATCGCTGTTGCGGTTTGCTCTGACGCATGCGTCCGGAGCCCGGCATCGTTTAGCGTCGAACGAGCGGCTCGAGTTCCTCGGCGATTCGATCCTGGGGGCGGTCGTTTGCGAGGCCCTCTTCCGTCGCTTCCCCGAGCATCTCGAGGGGGAGCTCACGAAGATCAAGTCGATCGTCGTCAGCCGCCAGACGTGCGCCAAGGTGAGCGAGGCGCTCGGCCTCGAGGAGTTTCTGATCCTGGGCAAGGGCATGACAACGCACGCCTCGGTGCCGATGTCGCTCTTGGCCGACGTGTTCGAATCGTTGGTCGCGGCCATCTATCTCGACGGGGGCGACACGGCTTCGCGGACCTTTATCATGCGGCACATGGCGGCCGAAATCGACGCCGCGGCCGGCGGCGATCACGGCGGAAACTTCAAGTCGATCCTGCAGCAACTGGCGCAGCGCGAATACGGCACCACGCCGACCTACCAGTTGCTCGACGAGAAGGGGCCCGATCACAGCAAGTGCTTCAAGATCTCGGCCCAGATCGGCCGCAATCGTTACGAGCCTGCCTGGGGACGCAACAAGAAAGAGGCCGAACAGCGCGCCGCGCGCAACGCGCTCAGCGAGCTGAACGGCGAGCCGGTTCCCTTCCCCTCGGATTGA
- a CDS encoding metal-dependent transcriptional regulator: MESLRVEDYVKTIYQACSESGSPTAATGEVARRLGLTPGSVTSMLQRLGEADLVIYQAHRGVRLTPAGEQLALRMLRRHRLVELFLATTLGLSWDEIHAEAENIEHAVSDRLIDRIDEYLGHPDRDPHGDPIPDAGGRLRAAHGEPLTDCDSDTHFALERVLDQSPDFLRYLTDGGLAIGDTGTVVENHPSAGVITLQTGDRRISLSREMAGKVLVRRIETPAS; this comes from the coding sequence TTGGAAAGCCTGCGCGTCGAAGACTACGTCAAAACAATCTACCAGGCATGCTCCGAATCGGGCTCGCCGACGGCCGCCACCGGAGAAGTGGCGCGGCGACTCGGTCTCACGCCCGGCAGCGTCACGTCGATGCTGCAGCGTTTGGGAGAGGCCGATCTGGTCATCTATCAGGCGCATCGAGGCGTGCGACTCACGCCGGCCGGCGAGCAGCTTGCCTTGCGGATGTTGCGCCGGCACCGCCTGGTCGAACTGTTTCTTGCGACCACACTGGGACTCTCCTGGGACGAGATCCACGCCGAGGCCGAGAATATCGAGCACGCCGTCTCCGATCGTTTGATCGATCGGATCGACGAGTATTTGGGGCACCCCGATCGCGATCCACACGGCGACCCCATCCCCGACGCGGGGGGCCGCCTGCGGGCCGCGCATGGCGAGCCGCTGACCGATTGCGACAGCGACACACACTTCGCGCTCGAACGGGTGCTCGATCAGTCGCCCGACTTTCTGCGCTATCTGACCGACGGCGGGCTGGCCATCGGCGACACGGGCACGGTGGTCGAGAATCACCCTTCGGCCGGGGTCATCACGCTGCAAACCGGGGATCGACGGATCAGTCTCAGCCGCGAGATGGCGGGCAAAGTGCTCGTGCGACGCATCGAAACGCCGGCGAGCTGA
- a CDS encoding SDR family NAD(P)-dependent oxidoreductase, whose amino-acid sequence MTTARRNAIITGAASGLGRALALRLARDGWNIAICDINEAAAAETLEQVRRAGGEGRVERLDVADPQQWQALAERLRAAWSQLDLLVNNAGVAGAGNVGQFTLDNWRWILDINLWNGIYGCHTFIDWMKENPRGAHILNTASMAAIVSAPGMAGYNVSKAGMLALSETLYSELKPFNIGVSCICPSFFPTNLLNDGRFAETRMKDLAQREFKRSKFTAEDVAEAAVRAIGTRQFYVILPAEGRFYWRLKRLFPTWLLKLISKRFQEQMDRAAQREAAANA is encoded by the coding sequence ATGACGACCGCTCGACGCAATGCGATTATTACCGGCGCCGCAAGTGGCCTGGGGCGTGCCCTGGCGTTGCGGCTCGCGCGCGACGGTTGGAACATCGCTATCTGCGACATCAACGAAGCGGCCGCTGCCGAGACGCTCGAGCAGGTCCGCCGCGCGGGGGGCGAGGGACGCGTCGAACGACTCGACGTGGCCGACCCCCAACAATGGCAGGCCTTGGCCGAGCGATTGCGTGCCGCCTGGTCGCAGCTCGATCTGCTGGTCAACAACGCGGGGGTGGCCGGCGCCGGCAACGTGGGACAATTCACGCTCGACAACTGGCGCTGGATTCTCGACATCAACCTGTGGAACGGCATCTACGGCTGCCACACCTTCATCGACTGGATGAAGGAGAATCCGCGCGGCGCGCACATTCTCAACACCGCCTCGATGGCGGCGATCGTCTCGGCGCCCGGCATGGCGGGCTACAACGTGTCGAAGGCGGGCATGCTCGCCTTGTCCGAGACCCTCTACAGCGAGCTGAAGCCCTTCAACATCGGCGTGTCGTGCATTTGTCCTTCGTTCTTCCCCACGAACCTGCTCAACGACGGACGCTTCGCCGAAACGCGGATGAAGGATCTGGCCCAGCGCGAGTTCAAACGCTCGAAGTTCACCGCCGAGGACGTGGCGGAAGCGGCGGTGCGGGCGATCGGCACGAGACAATTCTACGTGATACTGCCTGCCGAGGGACGCTTCTACTGGCGTCTGAAACGGCTGTTTCCGACGTGGTTGCTCAAGCTGATCTCAAAGCGTTTCCAAGAGCAAATGGATCGCGCCGCCCAACGCGAGGCCGCGGCCAACGCCTAG
- the hisA gene encoding 1-(5-phosphoribosyl)-5-[(5-phosphoribosylamino)methylideneamino]imidazole-4-carboxamide isomerase, whose amino-acid sequence MTIWPAIDLRGGMCVRLQQGDYGRETVFGDDPAQMARHWIELGGACLHLVDLDGARDGRPTNLESIRRIRQAVQVPLELGGGIRDEETIRALADEGIDRLVVGTKAIKEPDWFRAMCRKFPHRLVLGLDARDGHVATDGWLETSSVQATTLAEQFADEPLAAIVYTDIATDGMLAGPNLGALAEMRRATELPLVASGGVTTVEDIARLTAARMDGAIVGRALYEGKLDLAAALEAAKPVTKGT is encoded by the coding sequence ATGACGATCTGGCCGGCGATCGATCTCCGCGGTGGCATGTGCGTGCGTCTCCAGCAGGGAGACTACGGGCGCGAAACCGTCTTCGGCGATGACCCCGCCCAGATGGCCCGTCACTGGATCGAGCTGGGGGGCGCATGCCTGCACCTGGTCGATCTCGATGGCGCGCGAGATGGCCGGCCGACCAACCTGGAGAGCATCCGCCGCATCCGTCAGGCGGTGCAGGTGCCGCTCGAGCTGGGTGGCGGCATTCGCGACGAAGAGACGATCCGAGCCCTCGCCGACGAAGGCATCGACCGGCTGGTCGTGGGGACGAAGGCGATCAAAGAACCCGATTGGTTCCGTGCCATGTGCCGGAAATTTCCGCATCGGCTCGTGCTCGGGCTCGACGCGCGCGACGGCCATGTCGCCACCGACGGCTGGCTCGAGACCAGCTCGGTGCAGGCCACGACGCTCGCCGAGCAGTTCGCCGACGAGCCGCTCGCGGCTATCGTCTACACGGACATCGCCACCGACGGCATGCTGGCCGGCCCCAATCTCGGGGCGCTGGCCGAAATGCGTCGCGCCACCGAACTGCCCCTTGTGGCGTCGGGGGGGGTCACCACGGTCGAAGACATCGCCCGGCTGACCGCCGCGCGGATGGATGGCGCGATCGTGGGTCGCGCCTTGTACGAAGGAAAGCTCGATCTGGCCGCCGCGCTCGAGGCAGCCAAACCTGTGACGAAAGGAACGTGA